A region of Haematobia irritans isolate KBUSLIRL unplaced genomic scaffold, ASM5000362v1 scaffold_62, whole genome shotgun sequence DNA encodes the following proteins:
- the LOC142242804 gene encoding putative ATP-dependent RNA helicase DDX43 translates to MIYGEGNRRERIGCVGDEAHRILDMGFEPQIRKISLDIRPDKQPVITSARSPTFYRRLFEQSHTDIISGEVNNLIATDIASCDLVIEDITHVINFQFRNIEEYSNSAIFSYRTRSDWGIASELIPIPEEAGQDTPSGSRPWQNLLLKPKKALLKKHINLKLWRS, encoded by the exons atgatttatggagaaggcaatcgccgtgaacgaattggatgtgttggag atgaagctcatcgtattttggatatggggtttgaacctcagattcggaagatatcattggatatacggcccgataaacaacccgtaatcacaagtgctaggagtccgacattttaccgacggttatttgaacaatcccataccg atattatctcTGGTGAAGTAAACAATCTTATAGCAACTGATATCGCCTCATGTGACCTGGTCATAGaagatataacccatgtcatcaatttccagttccgaaatatcgaagaatacagtaacagtgctatatttagttatagaactcgatccgattggggcatagcatcggaattaattcctatacctgaagaagctggtcagGATACACCATCTGGCTCCCGACCATGGCAgaaccttttgctaaaaccaaagaaagctctgctgaagaagcacataaatttaaagttatggcggtcgtag
- the LOC142242803 gene encoding putative ATP-dependent RNA helicase DDX43: MIYGEGNRRERIGCVGDEAHRILDMGFEPQIRKISLDIRPDKQPVITSARSPTFYRRLFEQSHTDIISGEVNNLIATDIASCDLVIEDITHVINFQFRNIEEYSNSAIFSYRTRSDWGIASELIPIPEEAGQDTPSGSRPWQNLLLKPKKALLKKHINLKLWRS; the protein is encoded by the exons atgatttatggagaaggcaatcgccgtgaacgaattggatgtgttggag atgaagctcatcgtattttggatatgggttttgaacctcagattcggaagatatcattggatatacggcccgataaacaacccgtaatcacaagtgctaggagtccgacattttaccgacggttatttgaacaatcccataccg atattatctcTGGTGAAGTAAACAATCTTATAGCAACTGATATCGCCTCATGTGACCTGGTCATAGaagatataacccatgtcatcaatttccagttccgaaatatcgaagaatacagtaacagtgctatatttagttatagaactcgatccgattggggcatagcatcggaattaattcctatacctgaagaagctggtcagGATACACCATCTGGCTCCCGACCATGGCAgaaccttttgctaaaaccaaagaaagctctgctgaagaagcacataaatttaaagttatggcggtcgtag